A section of the Malus sylvestris chromosome 17, drMalSylv7.2, whole genome shotgun sequence genome encodes:
- the LOC126610032 gene encoding 14-3-3-like protein A, with the protein MSPPDSSREENVYMAKLAEQAERYEEMVEFMEKVAKTVDVEELTVEERNLLSVAYKNVIGARRASWRIISSIEQKEESRGNEDHVAIIKEYRSKIEAELSKICDGILNLLESHLIPSASSAESKVFYLKMKGDYHRYLAEFKTGGERKEAAESTLLAYKSAQDIALAELAPTHPIRLGLALNFSVFYYEILNSPDRACNLAKQAFDEAISELDTLGEESYKDSTLIMQLLRDNLTLWTSDITDDAGDEIKEASKRESSEAQ; encoded by the exons ATGTCGCCACCTGATTCTTCACGTGAGGAGAATGTGTACATGGCCAAGTTGGCCGAACAGGCTGAGAGATATGAGGAGATGGTTGAGTTTATGGAGAAAGTTGCCAAGACTGTTGATGTTGAGGAGCTAACAGTGGAGGAAAGAAACCTCCTCTCCGTGGCTTATAAGAATGTCATTGGAGCTAGGAGAGCTTCATGGAGGATCATATCTTCCATTGAGCAGAAGGAGGAGAGCAGAGGGAATGAGGATCATGTTGCGATTATCAAGGAATACAGGAGCAAGATCGAGGCTGAGCTCAGCAAGATCTGTGATGGGATATTGAACCTTCTTGAGTCGCACCTCATTCCGTCTGCCTCTTCCGCCGAGTCCAAGGTGTTTTACCTCAAGATGAAAGGTGACTACCACAGGTACCTTGCAGAGTTTAAGACTGGAGGCGAGAGAAAGGAAGCAGCTGAGAGCACTTTGTTGGCTTACAAGTCTGCTCAG GACATTGCCCTCGCCGAGTTGGCTCCAACCCACCCAATAAGGCTTGGACTTGCACTCAACTTCTCAGTCTTCTACTATGAAATCCTTAACTCACCTGATCGTGCTTGCAATCTGGCAAAACAG GCTTTTGATGAGGCTATTTCTGAGCTTGACACATTGGGTGAGGAATCCTACAAGGATAGCACTTTGATCATGCAGCTTCTCCGAGACAATCTTACACTCTGGACTTCTGATATCACG GATGATGCCGGGGACGAAATCAAGGAAGCATCAAAGCGCGAATCCAGTGAAGCACAGTAA